Within the Flavobacterium sp. 9R genome, the region TGCAGTTGACCATAAACCACCGCCAATAGGTAAGTTTTTATATTTTTTAGATTCATCGATGAATAAGGCTTTCAATTCTTCTAATTTCTTAGGGTTTTTTGTTGCTAAATCATTGGCTTGACTCCAATCTTCATCAATATTATACAACTGCCAAGTATCCGTTAGAGGAGACCATTCTTTTGCCCCTTTTGGCAATCCGCCAACCCATGGCTCACGGAGTCCTTTGGCACTGGCAAACCATCCGTTATTATAAACACCACGACTTCCCATAATGTCAAAAAATTGAGTGGTACGTGTTCCTTTTGCTTTAGGATTAGCAAAGCTATAAACCAAACTGGTGCCTTGAATTGGGTCTTGTTGAAAACCGTTAACTACTTTTGGAGCAGTAATTTTTGTTATCTCATAAATGGTGGGTACAATATCGATAACGTGGTGAAATTGAGAACGAGGTGTTGCGTCATGTTGTATACCTTTTGGCCAAGAAACTGCCAATGGTTGTCGAATTCCTCCAAAATACGAACCTTGTAGTTTGGTGCCTTGATAAGGTGTACTTCCAGCCCAAGCCCATCCAGCATGGTACATGTTATCCGTTTTTGGACCACCAAGCGCATCTAATCCCCCTAATTCTTCTAATGCGGTAAGATGCTGAGAAATTTTGGTTGGTATTCCGTTTTGAGCCAATTGCTCACTAATGGTTCCATACAATCCTTCTGATGAAGAACCGTTGTCTCCCCAAATATAAAATATAAGTGTATTGTCTAATTTTCCCTGTTTTTCGATTTCATCAATTATTAAGCCTGCATTATAATCGGCGTGTTCTGCAAAACCGGCAAAAACTTCCATTAAGCGGCGTTGAAATGGTTTTTCAGATTCTGGGATAGATTCCCAAGAGGCCATTGTTTCTGGTCGTGGTGTTAATTGTGCATTTTGTGGAATCCAACCTTTGGCTTTTGCATTTTTAAATACTCTTTCACGGTATTTGTCCCAACCATCATCAAATTTACCCTTGTATTTATCTGCCCATTCTTTAAAAATTTGATGAGGTCCGTGTGCAGCTCCAGGAGCCCAATACATAAAGAATGGTTTTTCTGGTGCATATGCTTTTTGTTCCCGCAACCATTTGATGGCATCTTGTGCAATATCTTCAGTAACGTGGTAGGGTTTCTTAGGGTCATGATGTAAAGGTGCTTGCGTTGTATTTCGAGTCATTACGGGTTCATATTGTGACACTTCTCCGGCAAGGAATCCATAGAAATACTCAAAGCCATATCCTGTAGGCCAATAATCAAAAGGGCCTTTATTGGTGATTTGTTCCTCTGGAGTATTGTGCCATTTTCCCCAAGCCCCTGTATTGTAACCATAGTTTTTGAGTACTTCGGCAACGGTTGCTGATGTTTTTGGAATTGTTCCACTAAAACCATCAAAATCATTGGCTATTGCAGATATCTGACCGTTTCCGACAAAAGTATGATTTCTACCAGTTAAGAGTGCTGCCCTTGTTGGTGAACACATAGCTGTCGAGTGAAAACGATTGTATGATATTCCTTCTTTTGCCACCCTACTCAATGTTGGCGTATTGATTTCTCCTCCATAAGTTGACGGTGTTCCTGGTCCAAGGTCATCCATTAATATGATTAAAATGTTTGGAGCGCCTTCGGCAAGATGTTTTGGTTCCACCCGCTTTTTATAGGTTGACTCTTGCATAGTAAGCCCTGCTTTAGACCCTGATGGAGCTGGCGGAAATGGCAATACATCCTGTGCTTGCACCGATGCAGAAAAGAATACTACTAATAGTATACTTTTTACAAAAAGATTGTTTCTTAGTTCCATAATTGATTTGTTGTTTTAGATTTATTTTACTCTTGTAAATAACACATCGAAGGTTTCTCCTGTAACTGCCTGGAAATACTTTCCAGTTAGCATATCTTTTTAAGGATAATAGGTCAAATTATAATTGGAACCCGGATAATTTTCATCGCGTAATTCAACATAAATTTTTAGTATTCCTTTGCCATTGGTCCAAGAGGCTTTACTCACATTAACAGACTTTGGATTAAAATAGCCTACTTTCAATTTGCCATCTGCAAGAATTTCAGAAATTTTAATTTTATAGTCAGAATCGGTTCGTACCCAATTGCCAACAAGTATTTTGTTTTTGGGTACATTATTTTTTTGGTGGATTTTAGTTGCGTTTACATTTATACAACTTAAACCTGAAGATGAACTCTTTGCATCAAATCCAAAAGCAAGGATGATTCCCAAAACTAAAAGCAACTTCGAAGATTTATATATTTTATTCATCATCATTTATTTATTATCCTATTTGGTTGATTTTTCTGTTTTCATTCCTTTTCCGGAAAGCAACAATGAAGTTTTGAATTCTTTCGTGGTCATTTCTAGTAAAGAGACTCTTGTATTTTCTACTATCCACACTTCACCATAATCAATATCAGGAGTAGTAGGAAGAAAAACGGTGGCTTTCTCTTCAATGGTTTTGATTAAAAAACCCGGTTTCCAAGCCCCATTGAGTTCCACTAAAACGGGTGGTCTTACATCTTCTTCTGGTTGCAATTTTGCTGTCATTTTAGCTTTGTATTTGGAATAAGTTGGGATGTAAAGCAAAACATTATTCTCAATCCATTCCTTCATTTTTCCAATCATTGCAAAACGAGCCAATAAACCGCAGATAAAAAATAATACCACCACAAGAAAAAGAGTCACAAAAGGAACCCATTTTTTGTCCCCAGCATTATCTAAACCAAGTATTTCGGTGAGTTTATGTCCGTATTTATACAATTTGGTATAGACACTTTTGAAAATACTTAACAGAATAAAAATTGGCAGAAACAACACAATTCCTGAGATGACAGTATCTTTAATTTTTGATATTACTTTCTTCATAAACACTGTTTCTAAATTTGAAAAGTCAGACTTAATTATTTTTTATTAAATCAACTTTTACAGTATGAATTTTTCCTTCAAATTTGAAAGGTGCTTTATCATGATAGCGCATCGAAACGGAACCACCCAAATCTTTGCCTACGTCAAAAGTCTCACTGGCTGTAAAAGCTGCTGGAACGGCTCTTTTTATTTCGCAAACAGCATATGGTTTTCCATCTACAGTTATAGTTACAGTTCCGGGACCTCCAGGTTTCGGGATAGCAGTTAAAAGTTCCACTGTATGCCTTCCTGCTGGAATTTTTTGATTGGACTCGGCCAAATAGCGTTCTATGATTAGCATATTATATTCAAATACTAATTTTCCGTTTTCCATAAAACAAGTAACTCCGCCACCGTCTCCACCCATAGCAAACAAAACGCCAGAAGCATTGTCTTTCACTTCCATATCCACCACTACTTTATTGCTTTTTTTACCCAATCCTGGCGCACTGAATTCGGGCATTCTTTCGGTATTTTCATCAAAAACCCAAGAAGTATAAGGTGAAGAAATTGCATCTTCGGGATGCAAACGCAACCAAATTCCGGCACCTGTTGGTAAAGCTAAATTGTCTTTGGCCTGTTGACTATATATGTCTTGAAGTTCTTTTAGTTTTGCTGGATGTTTAGCTGCAATATTGTTGAATTGCGAAAAATCTTCTTTGATGTTGTACAATTCCCAAACATCTTTAGTAGAATCCCATTGAGCTAATCCCGGTTGTGCGGGAATCCAAGGGTACAATGGTCCAAAAGTACAAGCATACCAACCGTCTTTATAGACACCGCGACTTCCATTATTGTCGAAAAATTGTACTTTAGAAACTTCAGGAGCTTTTGGGTTGGCAAAAGTATATTTCATACTAACTCCATCTATTGGCATTTGCTTAATCCCATTCACCACTTTAGGTGCTGGAATATTCAAAACATCATAAATGGTTGGAACAATATCATTTACGTGATGAAATTGTTGACGGAAATTTTTATCGGCTTTGATTCCTTTTGGCCAACTAACAACCATCATATTTTGTGTACCCCCAAAGTGAGACGCTATTAATTTGGTGTACTTAAATGGCGTATTTCCTGCCCATGCCCAAGAAGCATGATAATTGTTTTCTAAGTAAGGTCCACCCAAAGCGTCTAAACCACCCACTTTATCTAATGCGGCTAATTGGTCTTCGATGGTATTTGATACTCCATTTTGCGCAAGCAGTTCGCTAATAGAACCATTTTGCCCTTCGGCACTAGAACCATTATCACCCCAAATAAAGAACACAATAGTGTTGTCTTTTTGACCATTGTCTTCTATAGTTTTCAGAACTCGGCCTATTTCCATATCGGCATGTTCTACAAATCCTGCAAAAACTTCCATCAATCTAGCTTGAAACGTTCTTTGGCTTTGCGGAATACTTTCCCAAGAGGGCTGCGTTTTGTCTCTAGCTGTTAATTTTGTGTTTTTTGGAATAACACCTAATTCTAATTGTTTTTTGAATGTCTTTTCACGGTAGGCATCCCAACCGTCATCAAATTTTCCTTTGTATTTATCCGCCCATTCCTTCATAATATGATGGGGTGCGTGGCCCGCTCCTGGAGCGAAATACAACAAAAATGGTTTGTCTGCGGCAAATGCTTTGTGTTGATTTAACCAACTTATAGCATTATCTGCTAAGTCGGTAGTAAGATGATATTCTTTACCATCTTTAGTTGTTTTAGGTGGTTCAACAGGCGTAAAATCATTCACTAAACGTGGTTCGTATTGTGAGGTTTCACCAGCTAGAAAGCCATAAAAATGTTCAAAACCATAATTATTAGGCCAGTATTCAAAAGGTCCGGCAGCTGTAGTTTGATTGGCCGGTGTATTGTGCCATTTTCCATAAGCAGCCGTGCTATACCCGTAATTCTTGAGCACTTCGGCAACTGTAGCGGCTTCTTTAGGAATAATCCCTGTATAACCATCCCAATCGACAGCTCTTTCGGCAATAGTTCCATTACCAACTCTAGTATGGTTTCTACCAGTTAGTAAAGAAGCTCTGGTTGGCGAACAGATTGCTGTGGTATGAAAACTGTTATAAGCAATACCTTCGTTATACACTTTTGAAAGTGTTGGAGTGTTTATTGCTCCGCCAAAAGTAGAAGCTGTTCCAAAACCTGTATCATCCATCAAAACAATCAAAATGTTTGGCGCGTTTTTTGGCAAATGTGCGGGTTGTGCACGACGAATCATTTTACTTTCTGCAAGACTTTCTCCAGCAACACTTGCACTTGGAATTGTTGGAAATGGCAATACTTCTTGTGCTATTGTCTGCAATGAAAATGTAAGTAGTATAAACACATATTTAAATGATGATTTCAAAAAAACTTTCATAAACATTTTTTTAATTAATAAACAAGGCTTTGTTGATTCGTGAGTTGTATAAAAAAAAGTATCTATTTGAGTTTACAATACTCAAATAGATTTGTCGAATTAAACCTGACTAACGGATTGTTAATCAAATTTAACATTTTAATACGTGCTGTAAGTCAAGTGATTACATTTTATTTGTGCTGATTTGAGAAATCAATACATCAAAAAAACTAATTTGTTTGATTTTTGAGTCGAAAAAAGTCGGCAGGAGTTTGACCTGAATTTTTCTTTATGGCATTATTCAAGGAGGATCTTGAACCGAATCCTGCTTTTTGGCTTAAGGATTCTATTGTAAAATTAGAATAATTAGGGTTCTCATTTAATAGCTTAGTAATATGGCTAATTCTAAAGTCATTGATTAACTCATTGAAATTTTTTTGATATTCTTCATTAATTAATGCCGATAACAGATACACTGGTATGTTTATTTCTGATGATAAATCGTTTATACTATAACCTTGCTTCACAAATGGAGTGTTTTGGATAAAATGTTGTTCCATTTTGTTTTTAAAAATCAACTTTTGTTCGTTAGTCAATTTTTCCACTTTTTTTTCTTTTTTCAAATAGGAATCATTTTTTGAATCTTGAAAATCAACTCTCATTCCGTAAAGTAAATGGGGCCGGAAAAGTAAATTCAACGAAATGAATAAAATGACACCTGAAAGCGAAAATATTATTTGTTGGGTAAGATCTATGAATCTTGAAAGATGGAAAAAAAATTCTACAATCAATAAAACATAGAGTAATGACAAGACTTTAGAAAACAAACAAGCCCATTTGTAGGTTGGGTTATCGGTGTTATTATTGTTTATTTTTTTCCATTTATAAATTAAAACAAACTGGCAAATGGTCATAGTTAATCCGAAAAGAACTCTAGCCATTACTCCCCAACCGTTTGGTAAAAGAACATCTGGTTCTAAAGTTATCAAAGTTTTGTCTGCTAAAAGTTGCTTAATAATAATGATTTTTTGTGAAGCCGGTTTAATATACAACGGAATTAAAATTATGGTATAGAGTAAAGAAGGTATGAATAAAAAGAAATATTTTCGATTAATTTTTTTGAAAGGGAACAATAGCGATTTGACATACAAATAAGAAAAAGCGGGTCCACAAAAAGCAACAAAACCAGCGCAACGCCATAAATTAGGGAAATAAAGAAAAAAAGCAGAAGCCTGTAGTCCAAAGTTAATGGACATAATAGAAATTGAAAAGATAAAACCGGCCAACAATCTAGCCGAAAAAGTTTCCTTCTTATTGGCCCAAAACAAAATATTCCCAACAAGTAAACCTAATATTCCTATTGAGAATACAAAAACAAAAGGCCAATTTGATATTTGATCCATTTTAGTTTGTTGTTTTTATATTTCTATTCCTATTTTTTGTCAATAAAGATGTTTTTAGTCAAATAGTTGCGTAAATGTATGATTTTTAAACTAAATTTTAACATTTTTTATGTTTTTAAAATTTCCTAAGAGCAAAACAGCTATTAAGCCTAAAAATATGTATATTAGCTTGATAAGTAGTTAAATAGCTGTTTTTCTATTGAAAACTTTTTGCCTTATAAAATGAATTTAACCTAATTTTATTTATGCGAATACTCCTTTTGCTTTTACTACTTATGACCTCAGGCATTTTTTTAGGACAATCAAATGAACTTGAAACAGAGGAGAAGTTCAATAAGCATGTTTTTGGTTTTATGCTTAGTC harbors:
- a CDS encoding arylsulfatase, which encodes MKVFLKSSFKYVFILLTFSLQTIAQEVLPFPTIPSASVAGESLAESKMIRRAQPAHLPKNAPNILIVLMDDTGFGTASTFGGAINTPTLSKVYNEGIAYNSFHTTAICSPTRASLLTGRNHTRVGNGTIAERAVDWDGYTGIIPKEAATVAEVLKNYGYSTAAYGKWHNTPANQTTAAGPFEYWPNNYGFEHFYGFLAGETSQYEPRLVNDFTPVEPPKTTKDGKEYHLTTDLADNAISWLNQHKAFAADKPFLLYFAPGAGHAPHHIMKEWADKYKGKFDDGWDAYREKTFKKQLELGVIPKNTKLTARDKTQPSWESIPQSQRTFQARLMEVFAGFVEHADMEIGRVLKTIEDNGQKDNTIVFFIWGDNGSSAEGQNGSISELLAQNGVSNTIEDQLAALDKVGGLDALGGPYLENNYHASWAWAGNTPFKYTKLIASHFGGTQNMMVVSWPKGIKADKNFRQQFHHVNDIVPTIYDVLNIPAPKVVNGIKQMPIDGVSMKYTFANPKAPEVSKVQFFDNNGSRGVYKDGWYACTFGPLYPWIPAQPGLAQWDSTKDVWELYNIKEDFSQFNNIAAKHPAKLKELQDIYSQQAKDNLALPTGAGIWLRLHPEDAISSPYTSWVFDENTERMPEFSAPGLGKKSNKVVVDMEVKDNASGVLFAMGGDGGGVTCFMENGKLVFEYNMLIIERYLAESNQKIPAGRHTVELLTAIPKPGGPGTVTITVDGKPYAVCEIKRAVPAAFTASETFDVGKDLGGSVSMRYHDKAPFKFEGKIHTVKVDLIKNN
- a CDS encoding arylsulfatase, with protein sequence MELRNNLFVKSILLVVFFSASVQAQDVLPFPPAPSGSKAGLTMQESTYKKRVEPKHLAEGAPNILIILMDDLGPGTPSTYGGEINTPTLSRVAKEGISYNRFHSTAMCSPTRAALLTGRNHTFVGNGQISAIANDFDGFSGTIPKTSATVAEVLKNYGYNTGAWGKWHNTPEEQITNKGPFDYWPTGYGFEYFYGFLAGEVSQYEPVMTRNTTQAPLHHDPKKPYHVTEDIAQDAIKWLREQKAYAPEKPFFMYWAPGAAHGPHQIFKEWADKYKGKFDDGWDKYRERVFKNAKAKGWIPQNAQLTPRPETMASWESIPESEKPFQRRLMEVFAGFAEHADYNAGLIIDEIEKQGKLDNTLIFYIWGDNGSSSEGLYGTISEQLAQNGIPTKISQHLTALEELGGLDALGGPKTDNMYHAGWAWAGSTPYQGTKLQGSYFGGIRQPLAVSWPKGIQHDATPRSQFHHVIDIVPTIYEITKITAPKVVNGFQQDPIQGTSLVYSFANPKAKGTRTTQFFDIMGSRGVYNNGWFASAKGLREPWVGGLPKGAKEWSPLTDTWQLYNIDEDWSQANDLATKNPKKLEELKALFIDESKKYKNLPIGGGLWSTAIYHPEDAPAPTATEWSFDVPITLMPESAAPKLGKNSSLVTMEIDATANANGVLYALCGFSGGLTCYVKDGILSYEFNLFEVQRTKVKANKKLPVGKSKIEVESKLVDKIGGPMDITLRINGEVVGKGNVPAAMSLHFGSNATFDIGTDLDSPVSLDYYDLAPFSFNGTIGKTEIKYIK
- a CDS encoding DUF502 domain-containing protein; translated protein: MKKVISKIKDTVISGIVLFLPIFILLSIFKSVYTKLYKYGHKLTEILGLDNAGDKKWVPFVTLFLVVVLFFICGLLARFAMIGKMKEWIENNVLLYIPTYSKYKAKMTAKLQPEEDVRPPVLVELNGAWKPGFLIKTIEEKATVFLPTTPDIDYGEVWIVENTRVSLLEMTTKEFKTSLLLSGKGMKTEKSTK
- a CDS encoding AraC family transcriptional regulator — encoded protein: MDQISNWPFVFVFSIGILGLLVGNILFWANKKETFSARLLAGFIFSISIMSINFGLQASAFFLYFPNLWRCAGFVAFCGPAFSYLYVKSLLFPFKKINRKYFFLFIPSLLYTIILIPLYIKPASQKIIIIKQLLADKTLITLEPDVLLPNGWGVMARVLFGLTMTICQFVLIYKWKKINNNNTDNPTYKWACLFSKVLSLLYVLLIVEFFFHLSRFIDLTQQIIFSLSGVILFISLNLLFRPHLLYGMRVDFQDSKNDSYLKKEKKVEKLTNEQKLIFKNKMEQHFIQNTPFVKQGYSINDLSSEINIPVYLLSALINEEYQKNFNELINDFRISHITKLLNENPNYSNFTIESLSQKAGFGSRSSLNNAIKKNSGQTPADFFRLKNQTN